A region of Anopheles merus strain MAF chromosome 2R, AmerM5.1, whole genome shotgun sequence DNA encodes the following proteins:
- the LOC121590505 gene encoding F-box/LRR-repeat protein 7 isoform X3, whose product MQAWSAIDFSIVHSDSFSSGSFRRSRMSIEKLPDKVILHIFSYLSHLEICRMATVCRRWRTIAYNTQLWKNVSLRPEVSGLHVGSLESLLQLISVRFGPSLRYIELPIELITHTVLHELSSKCPNLTHMLLDFSTAMQLHDFSEMQAFPAKLRYMCICLSEVIFMEGFMRKIYNFINGLEVLHLIGTYEKCEEEEEEIYEVINVHKLKSATPNLRVINLYGINFIDDSHIDAFSSNCIQLECLAVNYCNKVTGSTLKALLARSKQLKCLLMNGTSLKSEYVMQAEWDKCSVQELDISGTDLSTECLIDLLTRIPTLRFLSAGQINGFNDSVLKAWMEGGNPKSLIALDLDSSDNISDEALARFITRYGAQLQACVLSGMTHITDQLWMSIMPILTNIRIIVMGTTERLGGNIHVDQLMDTIGSHCTKLERLELRWDPENLRFSDKSQKAIDLLRVKCLKLRCLVLSDGRYYETVKANFERADRTTVVRTTTSCRVSAYHVLSNYNDLVFN is encoded by the exons TCCATCGAAAAACTTCCGGATAAGGTAATTCTGCACATCTTTTCCTACCTGAGCCATTTGGAGATATGTCGCATGGCGACGGTGTGCCGCCGCTGGCGAACCATCGCCTACAACACGCAGCTGTGGAAGAATGTGTCACTGCGGCCGGAAGTGTCGGGACTGCACGTGGGATCGCTCGAGTCGCTGCTGCAGCTCATCTCGGTGCGGTTCGGACCGTCGCTGCGCTACATCGAGCTGCCGATCGAGCTGATCACGCACACCGTGCTGCACGAGCTGTCCTCCAAGTGTCCGAATCTGACGCACATGCTGCTCGATTTCTCGACGG CTATGCAGCTGCACGACTTTAGCGAAATGCAAGCCTTCCCGGCCAAGCTGCGGTACATGTGCATCTGCCTGTCGGAGGTGATCTTCATGGAGGGCTTCATGCGCAAGATCTACAACTTCATCAACGGGCTTGAGGTGCTGCACCTGATCGGCACGTACGAGAAgtgcgaggaggaggaggaagaaatcTACGAGGTGATCAACGTGCACAAGCTCAAGTCGGCCACGCCGAACCTGCGCGTGATAAACCTGTACGGCATCAACTTCATCGACGATTCGCACATCGACGCGTTCAGCTCCAACTGCATCCAGCTGGAGTGTCTGGCGGTGAACTACTGCAACAAGGTGACCGGCTCGACGCTGAAGGCGCTGCTCGCCCGCTCGAAGCAGCTCAAGTGTCTGCTGATGAACGGTACCAGCCTGAAGTCGGAGTACGTGATGCAAGCGGAATGGGACAAGTGCTCGGTGCAGGAGCTGGACATTTCCGGCACCGACCTGTCGACCGAGTGTCTGATCGATCTGCTGACGCGCATCCCGACGCTGCGCTTCCTGAGCGCGGGCCAGATCAATGGCTTTAACGATTCCGTGCTGAAGGCGTGGATGGAGGGCGGCAACCCAAAGTCGCTGATCGCGCTAGACCTCGACTCGTCGGACAACATCTCGGACGAGGCGCTGGCCCGGTTCATTACCCGGTACGGGGCGCAGCTGCAGGCGTGCGTGCTTTCCGGCATGACGCACATCACCGACCAGCTGTGGATGTCGATCATGCCGATACTGACCAACATCCGCATCATCGTGATGGGCACGACCGAGCGGCTGGGCGGCAACATACACGTCGACCAGCTGATGGACACGATCGGGTCGCACTGCACCAAGCTGGAGCGGTTGGAGCTTCGCTGGGATCCGGAGAATTTGCGCTTCTCCGACAAGAGCCAGAAGGCGATCGATTTGCTGCGCGTCAAGTGCTTGAAGCTGCGCTGTCTGGTGCTGAG CGATGGTCGCTATTATGAAACGGTGAAGGCAAACTTTGAGCGTGCCGATCGTACGACTGTGGTCCGTACCACCACCAGCTGCCGTGTGTCGGCGTACCATGTGCTGAGCAACTACAACGACTTGGTTTTCAACTGA
- the LOC121590505 gene encoding F-box/LRR-repeat protein 7 isoform X1, which translates to MSTFKQRQSIANLLLGTNMNDDEDARKIIFTSNCSIEKLPDKVILHIFSYLSHLEICRMATVCRRWRTIAYNTQLWKNVSLRPEVSGLHVGSLESLLQLISVRFGPSLRYIELPIELITHTVLHELSSKCPNLTHMLLDFSTAMQLHDFSEMQAFPAKLRYMCICLSEVIFMEGFMRKIYNFINGLEVLHLIGTYEKCEEEEEEIYEVINVHKLKSATPNLRVINLYGINFIDDSHIDAFSSNCIQLECLAVNYCNKVTGSTLKALLARSKQLKCLLMNGTSLKSEYVMQAEWDKCSVQELDISGTDLSTECLIDLLTRIPTLRFLSAGQINGFNDSVLKAWMEGGNPKSLIALDLDSSDNISDEALARFITRYGAQLQACVLSGMTHITDQLWMSIMPILTNIRIIVMGTTERLGGNIHVDQLMDTIGSHCTKLERLELRWDPENLRFSDKSQKAIDLLRVKCLKLRCLVLSDGRYYETVKANFERADRTTVVRTTTSCRVSAYHVLSNYNDLVFN; encoded by the exons TCCATCGAAAAACTTCCGGATAAGGTAATTCTGCACATCTTTTCCTACCTGAGCCATTTGGAGATATGTCGCATGGCGACGGTGTGCCGCCGCTGGCGAACCATCGCCTACAACACGCAGCTGTGGAAGAATGTGTCACTGCGGCCGGAAGTGTCGGGACTGCACGTGGGATCGCTCGAGTCGCTGCTGCAGCTCATCTCGGTGCGGTTCGGACCGTCGCTGCGCTACATCGAGCTGCCGATCGAGCTGATCACGCACACCGTGCTGCACGAGCTGTCCTCCAAGTGTCCGAATCTGACGCACATGCTGCTCGATTTCTCGACGG CTATGCAGCTGCACGACTTTAGCGAAATGCAAGCCTTCCCGGCCAAGCTGCGGTACATGTGCATCTGCCTGTCGGAGGTGATCTTCATGGAGGGCTTCATGCGCAAGATCTACAACTTCATCAACGGGCTTGAGGTGCTGCACCTGATCGGCACGTACGAGAAgtgcgaggaggaggaggaagaaatcTACGAGGTGATCAACGTGCACAAGCTCAAGTCGGCCACGCCGAACCTGCGCGTGATAAACCTGTACGGCATCAACTTCATCGACGATTCGCACATCGACGCGTTCAGCTCCAACTGCATCCAGCTGGAGTGTCTGGCGGTGAACTACTGCAACAAGGTGACCGGCTCGACGCTGAAGGCGCTGCTCGCCCGCTCGAAGCAGCTCAAGTGTCTGCTGATGAACGGTACCAGCCTGAAGTCGGAGTACGTGATGCAAGCGGAATGGGACAAGTGCTCGGTGCAGGAGCTGGACATTTCCGGCACCGACCTGTCGACCGAGTGTCTGATCGATCTGCTGACGCGCATCCCGACGCTGCGCTTCCTGAGCGCGGGCCAGATCAATGGCTTTAACGATTCCGTGCTGAAGGCGTGGATGGAGGGCGGCAACCCAAAGTCGCTGATCGCGCTAGACCTCGACTCGTCGGACAACATCTCGGACGAGGCGCTGGCCCGGTTCATTACCCGGTACGGGGCGCAGCTGCAGGCGTGCGTGCTTTCCGGCATGACGCACATCACCGACCAGCTGTGGATGTCGATCATGCCGATACTGACCAACATCCGCATCATCGTGATGGGCACGACCGAGCGGCTGGGCGGCAACATACACGTCGACCAGCTGATGGACACGATCGGGTCGCACTGCACCAAGCTGGAGCGGTTGGAGCTTCGCTGGGATCCGGAGAATTTGCGCTTCTCCGACAAGAGCCAGAAGGCGATCGATTTGCTGCGCGTCAAGTGCTTGAAGCTGCGCTGTCTGGTGCTGAG CGATGGTCGCTATTATGAAACGGTGAAGGCAAACTTTGAGCGTGCCGATCGTACGACTGTGGTCCGTACCACCACCAGCTGCCGTGTGTCGGCGTACCATGTGCTGAGCAACTACAACGACTTGGTTTTCAACTGA
- the LOC121590505 gene encoding F-box/LRR-repeat protein 7 isoform X2 — MDLSSDVWNQVALEASQLYFTEDGKSPFANTSIEKLPDKVILHIFSYLSHLEICRMATVCRRWRTIAYNTQLWKNVSLRPEVSGLHVGSLESLLQLISVRFGPSLRYIELPIELITHTVLHELSSKCPNLTHMLLDFSTAMQLHDFSEMQAFPAKLRYMCICLSEVIFMEGFMRKIYNFINGLEVLHLIGTYEKCEEEEEEIYEVINVHKLKSATPNLRVINLYGINFIDDSHIDAFSSNCIQLECLAVNYCNKVTGSTLKALLARSKQLKCLLMNGTSLKSEYVMQAEWDKCSVQELDISGTDLSTECLIDLLTRIPTLRFLSAGQINGFNDSVLKAWMEGGNPKSLIALDLDSSDNISDEALARFITRYGAQLQACVLSGMTHITDQLWMSIMPILTNIRIIVMGTTERLGGNIHVDQLMDTIGSHCTKLERLELRWDPENLRFSDKSQKAIDLLRVKCLKLRCLVLSDGRYYETVKANFERADRTTVVRTTTSCRVSAYHVLSNYNDLVFN; from the exons ATGGATCTTTCGAGCGATGTTTGGAATCAAGTGGCACTGGAAGCATCCCAGCTGTACTTCACCGAAGATGGCAAAAGCCCGTTTGCTAAtacg TCCATCGAAAAACTTCCGGATAAGGTAATTCTGCACATCTTTTCCTACCTGAGCCATTTGGAGATATGTCGCATGGCGACGGTGTGCCGCCGCTGGCGAACCATCGCCTACAACACGCAGCTGTGGAAGAATGTGTCACTGCGGCCGGAAGTGTCGGGACTGCACGTGGGATCGCTCGAGTCGCTGCTGCAGCTCATCTCGGTGCGGTTCGGACCGTCGCTGCGCTACATCGAGCTGCCGATCGAGCTGATCACGCACACCGTGCTGCACGAGCTGTCCTCCAAGTGTCCGAATCTGACGCACATGCTGCTCGATTTCTCGACGG CTATGCAGCTGCACGACTTTAGCGAAATGCAAGCCTTCCCGGCCAAGCTGCGGTACATGTGCATCTGCCTGTCGGAGGTGATCTTCATGGAGGGCTTCATGCGCAAGATCTACAACTTCATCAACGGGCTTGAGGTGCTGCACCTGATCGGCACGTACGAGAAgtgcgaggaggaggaggaagaaatcTACGAGGTGATCAACGTGCACAAGCTCAAGTCGGCCACGCCGAACCTGCGCGTGATAAACCTGTACGGCATCAACTTCATCGACGATTCGCACATCGACGCGTTCAGCTCCAACTGCATCCAGCTGGAGTGTCTGGCGGTGAACTACTGCAACAAGGTGACCGGCTCGACGCTGAAGGCGCTGCTCGCCCGCTCGAAGCAGCTCAAGTGTCTGCTGATGAACGGTACCAGCCTGAAGTCGGAGTACGTGATGCAAGCGGAATGGGACAAGTGCTCGGTGCAGGAGCTGGACATTTCCGGCACCGACCTGTCGACCGAGTGTCTGATCGATCTGCTGACGCGCATCCCGACGCTGCGCTTCCTGAGCGCGGGCCAGATCAATGGCTTTAACGATTCCGTGCTGAAGGCGTGGATGGAGGGCGGCAACCCAAAGTCGCTGATCGCGCTAGACCTCGACTCGTCGGACAACATCTCGGACGAGGCGCTGGCCCGGTTCATTACCCGGTACGGGGCGCAGCTGCAGGCGTGCGTGCTTTCCGGCATGACGCACATCACCGACCAGCTGTGGATGTCGATCATGCCGATACTGACCAACATCCGCATCATCGTGATGGGCACGACCGAGCGGCTGGGCGGCAACATACACGTCGACCAGCTGATGGACACGATCGGGTCGCACTGCACCAAGCTGGAGCGGTTGGAGCTTCGCTGGGATCCGGAGAATTTGCGCTTCTCCGACAAGAGCCAGAAGGCGATCGATTTGCTGCGCGTCAAGTGCTTGAAGCTGCGCTGTCTGGTGCTGAG CGATGGTCGCTATTATGAAACGGTGAAGGCAAACTTTGAGCGTGCCGATCGTACGACTGTGGTCCGTACCACCACCAGCTGCCGTGTGTCGGCGTACCATGTGCTGAGCAACTACAACGACTTGGTTTTCAACTGA
- the LOC121590510 gene encoding prenylated Rab acceptor protein 1, with translation METPEVHIDVSGNMETPPDTKSGFNLSSFTNFSTRIPSLWELLRLSRQNIRPWSEFLQTSNFKTVANVSRLTNRIIRNLAYFQSNYLFVFLGLIVYCLLTSPLILIVLGAVFYACYKIKQNSTPVAFFSKQLNTNQQCIAVGVASVPVLYLAGAGAVMFWVLGASFFVISLHAAFYNIDAIVTEDTETFLSETV, from the exons ATGGAAACTCCGGAGGTTCATATCGATGTGAGTGGAAACATGGAAACGCCACCGGACACCAAATCCGGTTTCAACCTATCCTC GTTTACCAACTTTTCCACCCGCATCCCGAGCTTGTGGGAGCTGTTGCGCCTAAGCCGGCAGAACATTCGCCCGTGGTCAGAGTTTCTACAAACGTCCAACTTCAAAACGGTGGCAAATGTGTCCCGCCTCACGAACCGCATCATTCGCAATCTGGCCTACTTTCAAAGCAATTATCTGTTTGTGTTTCTGGGTCTGATTGTCTATTGTTT GTTGACCTCACCGCTCATACTGATAGTGCTGGGTGCCGTGTTTTATGCTTGCtacaaaatcaaacagaacAGCACGCCGGTGGCATTCTTCAGcaagcagttgaacacgaacCAGCAATGCATTGCGGTCGGTGTCGCCTCCGTACCGGTGCTGTATCTGGCCGGGGCCGGTGCCGTCATGTTCTGGGTGCTGGGTGCCTCATTCTTTGTGATATCACTCCACGCGGCCTTCTATAATATCGATGCGATCGTGACGGAGGACACGGAAACCTTCCTCTCCGAAACGGTGTGA
- the LOC121590505 gene encoding F-box/LRR-repeat protein 7 isoform X4 — MDHELATTLMHRASLACTSNIFNQTSIEKLPDKVILHIFSYLSHLEICRMATVCRRWRTIAYNTQLWKNVSLRPEVSGLHVGSLESLLQLISVRFGPSLRYIELPIELITHTVLHELSSKCPNLTHMLLDFSTAMQLHDFSEMQAFPAKLRYMCICLSEVIFMEGFMRKIYNFINGLEVLHLIGTYEKCEEEEEEIYEVINVHKLKSATPNLRVINLYGINFIDDSHIDAFSSNCIQLECLAVNYCNKVTGSTLKALLARSKQLKCLLMNGTSLKSEYVMQAEWDKCSVQELDISGTDLSTECLIDLLTRIPTLRFLSAGQINGFNDSVLKAWMEGGNPKSLIALDLDSSDNISDEALARFITRYGAQLQACVLSGMTHITDQLWMSIMPILTNIRIIVMGTTERLGGNIHVDQLMDTIGSHCTKLERLELRWDPENLRFSDKSQKAIDLLRVKCLKLRCLVLSDGRYYETVKANFERADRTTVVRTTTSCRVSAYHVLSNYNDLVFN, encoded by the exons TCCATCGAAAAACTTCCGGATAAGGTAATTCTGCACATCTTTTCCTACCTGAGCCATTTGGAGATATGTCGCATGGCGACGGTGTGCCGCCGCTGGCGAACCATCGCCTACAACACGCAGCTGTGGAAGAATGTGTCACTGCGGCCGGAAGTGTCGGGACTGCACGTGGGATCGCTCGAGTCGCTGCTGCAGCTCATCTCGGTGCGGTTCGGACCGTCGCTGCGCTACATCGAGCTGCCGATCGAGCTGATCACGCACACCGTGCTGCACGAGCTGTCCTCCAAGTGTCCGAATCTGACGCACATGCTGCTCGATTTCTCGACGG CTATGCAGCTGCACGACTTTAGCGAAATGCAAGCCTTCCCGGCCAAGCTGCGGTACATGTGCATCTGCCTGTCGGAGGTGATCTTCATGGAGGGCTTCATGCGCAAGATCTACAACTTCATCAACGGGCTTGAGGTGCTGCACCTGATCGGCACGTACGAGAAgtgcgaggaggaggaggaagaaatcTACGAGGTGATCAACGTGCACAAGCTCAAGTCGGCCACGCCGAACCTGCGCGTGATAAACCTGTACGGCATCAACTTCATCGACGATTCGCACATCGACGCGTTCAGCTCCAACTGCATCCAGCTGGAGTGTCTGGCGGTGAACTACTGCAACAAGGTGACCGGCTCGACGCTGAAGGCGCTGCTCGCCCGCTCGAAGCAGCTCAAGTGTCTGCTGATGAACGGTACCAGCCTGAAGTCGGAGTACGTGATGCAAGCGGAATGGGACAAGTGCTCGGTGCAGGAGCTGGACATTTCCGGCACCGACCTGTCGACCGAGTGTCTGATCGATCTGCTGACGCGCATCCCGACGCTGCGCTTCCTGAGCGCGGGCCAGATCAATGGCTTTAACGATTCCGTGCTGAAGGCGTGGATGGAGGGCGGCAACCCAAAGTCGCTGATCGCGCTAGACCTCGACTCGTCGGACAACATCTCGGACGAGGCGCTGGCCCGGTTCATTACCCGGTACGGGGCGCAGCTGCAGGCGTGCGTGCTTTCCGGCATGACGCACATCACCGACCAGCTGTGGATGTCGATCATGCCGATACTGACCAACATCCGCATCATCGTGATGGGCACGACCGAGCGGCTGGGCGGCAACATACACGTCGACCAGCTGATGGACACGATCGGGTCGCACTGCACCAAGCTGGAGCGGTTGGAGCTTCGCTGGGATCCGGAGAATTTGCGCTTCTCCGACAAGAGCCAGAAGGCGATCGATTTGCTGCGCGTCAAGTGCTTGAAGCTGCGCTGTCTGGTGCTGAG CGATGGTCGCTATTATGAAACGGTGAAGGCAAACTTTGAGCGTGCCGATCGTACGACTGTGGTCCGTACCACCACCAGCTGCCGTGTGTCGGCGTACCATGTGCTGAGCAACTACAACGACTTGGTTTTCAACTGA
- the LOC121590505 gene encoding F-box/LRR-repeat protein 7 isoform X5, protein MDLLFPVTFRKRPSQLFFGSSDGTSIEKLPDKVILHIFSYLSHLEICRMATVCRRWRTIAYNTQLWKNVSLRPEVSGLHVGSLESLLQLISVRFGPSLRYIELPIELITHTVLHELSSKCPNLTHMLLDFSTAMQLHDFSEMQAFPAKLRYMCICLSEVIFMEGFMRKIYNFINGLEVLHLIGTYEKCEEEEEEIYEVINVHKLKSATPNLRVINLYGINFIDDSHIDAFSSNCIQLECLAVNYCNKVTGSTLKALLARSKQLKCLLMNGTSLKSEYVMQAEWDKCSVQELDISGTDLSTECLIDLLTRIPTLRFLSAGQINGFNDSVLKAWMEGGNPKSLIALDLDSSDNISDEALARFITRYGAQLQACVLSGMTHITDQLWMSIMPILTNIRIIVMGTTERLGGNIHVDQLMDTIGSHCTKLERLELRWDPENLRFSDKSQKAIDLLRVKCLKLRCLVLSDGRYYETVKANFERADRTTVVRTTTSCRVSAYHVLSNYNDLVFN, encoded by the exons TCCATCGAAAAACTTCCGGATAAGGTAATTCTGCACATCTTTTCCTACCTGAGCCATTTGGAGATATGTCGCATGGCGACGGTGTGCCGCCGCTGGCGAACCATCGCCTACAACACGCAGCTGTGGAAGAATGTGTCACTGCGGCCGGAAGTGTCGGGACTGCACGTGGGATCGCTCGAGTCGCTGCTGCAGCTCATCTCGGTGCGGTTCGGACCGTCGCTGCGCTACATCGAGCTGCCGATCGAGCTGATCACGCACACCGTGCTGCACGAGCTGTCCTCCAAGTGTCCGAATCTGACGCACATGCTGCTCGATTTCTCGACGG CTATGCAGCTGCACGACTTTAGCGAAATGCAAGCCTTCCCGGCCAAGCTGCGGTACATGTGCATCTGCCTGTCGGAGGTGATCTTCATGGAGGGCTTCATGCGCAAGATCTACAACTTCATCAACGGGCTTGAGGTGCTGCACCTGATCGGCACGTACGAGAAgtgcgaggaggaggaggaagaaatcTACGAGGTGATCAACGTGCACAAGCTCAAGTCGGCCACGCCGAACCTGCGCGTGATAAACCTGTACGGCATCAACTTCATCGACGATTCGCACATCGACGCGTTCAGCTCCAACTGCATCCAGCTGGAGTGTCTGGCGGTGAACTACTGCAACAAGGTGACCGGCTCGACGCTGAAGGCGCTGCTCGCCCGCTCGAAGCAGCTCAAGTGTCTGCTGATGAACGGTACCAGCCTGAAGTCGGAGTACGTGATGCAAGCGGAATGGGACAAGTGCTCGGTGCAGGAGCTGGACATTTCCGGCACCGACCTGTCGACCGAGTGTCTGATCGATCTGCTGACGCGCATCCCGACGCTGCGCTTCCTGAGCGCGGGCCAGATCAATGGCTTTAACGATTCCGTGCTGAAGGCGTGGATGGAGGGCGGCAACCCAAAGTCGCTGATCGCGCTAGACCTCGACTCGTCGGACAACATCTCGGACGAGGCGCTGGCCCGGTTCATTACCCGGTACGGGGCGCAGCTGCAGGCGTGCGTGCTTTCCGGCATGACGCACATCACCGACCAGCTGTGGATGTCGATCATGCCGATACTGACCAACATCCGCATCATCGTGATGGGCACGACCGAGCGGCTGGGCGGCAACATACACGTCGACCAGCTGATGGACACGATCGGGTCGCACTGCACCAAGCTGGAGCGGTTGGAGCTTCGCTGGGATCCGGAGAATTTGCGCTTCTCCGACAAGAGCCAGAAGGCGATCGATTTGCTGCGCGTCAAGTGCTTGAAGCTGCGCTGTCTGGTGCTGAG CGATGGTCGCTATTATGAAACGGTGAAGGCAAACTTTGAGCGTGCCGATCGTACGACTGTGGTCCGTACCACCACCAGCTGCCGTGTGTCGGCGTACCATGTGCTGAGCAACTACAACGACTTGGTTTTCAACTGA